The Lathyrus oleraceus cultivar Zhongwan6 chromosome 5, CAAS_Psat_ZW6_1.0, whole genome shotgun sequence genome includes the window ACCATAAATAAATCCGGATTACTTTCAATAACTTCCCAAATTATGTTTTGCATTTGTCACTAGACACCTTAACCATTAGAGCAACAATGCAACTTTTGAAACAATACAAATCTCCTTCATTTGAATAGAATgttatttttgaatttgatttaATCGAATATTATTGTTAAATACTTATTTCAATTAGGAGCATAATGCTCCAATCTAACTAACTAAGAAGAAATTACTCCGAACACTTTCCAACTTCTTCTTGTACTTACTTAGCAAGGCAAAAGCCAAACCGAACACTACTCCATACACACACACCGACCCACCCTTCAAATCTTTTATCCTTTTAATTCCTAAAATCTATCAATCCCCATCAGAGAAATCTAGAGTCTCGTACATTATATTAACCACCAATTAACTTCTGCCATTACTTTTCTTCTATACCCCCCTCACTCACAGGTTACCacaatttattattatttatacaattttataattaattctttttttctttttcacgAAGCAATCTCATCCACCTCTATATATTTATTCAACTCATCTTCTTCTCTGGTCAAGTCAACTCAATCCTTAGACAAAAAAAAATGACTTCTTTTTCACAGGGTCTTGTTTTCACTACTGCTATGGTTGTCTCAAGCACCATGCTTTATCTTGTTTTCTCGAGACAAAACAATAACCCAAACCCATCCTTTCAAATTCAAGGAAATCACGTTCTGCGCTCTTGTTTGTATTCAGGTAACACCACCTACCCTTTTTTCATTCATCTTACTATGTCAAGAACAACTTCTTAGTTCTTACTATATggtttgttgttgttttttgttCTCAGAGGAAAAGAAAAGGGAGAGAAAGATGAATACGAAGAAGACTACGAAGAAAGTCAGATTTGAAGAAAGCGTGAATCAAGAAAGAGAGAAGAAGAGTGAAGTGGTAAGGAAAGAGAAACAGAGGAAGCGAAACAGAGTATATGGCAACTGCAGAAGTGAAACGTCGAAAAGTCGTGGAATTCCGGCGAATAGAATCGCTTTGTTCAACGGGATTTTGAGAGACCGTGTTCATAGGATCGAGTGTTGTCACTGATCATCGTGATTCTCGTTGGGTTGAAGGTTGGAACAGAGGAAATTCTATGAAGCTGTCGTGTATTTTTCATGCTCTGTTTTTCCTctgtttttttgttttgtttttgttttagtttttAATGTAATGTAGTTTTTGTGGTGAGGGAATTAACACATAGACAACCGTTGTGTGGTTCTGGAAACATGTTGATACAACTCATTTTGTCCTTGTAATCCAACTCAGTACTAGTtatttgaaattaaattttaccttttttaaattaaaatatttatattaaaatgaGATTAAATTTAACCTTTTATTATCTATTTTctttattaaataaaaataagtATAGTACAAAATATTGAAACATAACTCAGTCAAATTATATGATATCAAAAGTAGTTAATATTTCAAACAAAATAAAACTACAACAATACGTCTGTCCTATAAAAAGTGATAAATGTCTTTCTAGAATAATAATTTTTTCATTATTATACTTTTATTTATTAGTTTTTACTTTTTTTTAAATAAGTCTATTAACTATAATAAACATAAATATTTTAGTAgataatattaattttattattaaaatcaaccctttatttttaaataaataaaaaagaaagatTGTTTGAGTTTTCACACACCTTTAACACATCAATTTACATACACACATCACTTGTGATatataataaattattttataatttttttttcgAACATGTCATGTCAAAATACAAGTGACACATTAATTATGTGAATGAGAGACTAAAACTACCTCActttttttaatgtttttttatGCTACAgtataatttattttattaatttgtTATTGATCTAATGAAATCTGATCCAACCAAATCAAATTTGATCCAACCAAACCAAATTGAAACATATATATGATTTGGTTTGGATCCAACCAAACCAAATTGAATCATATATATGATTTGGTTTGGATCTTAAATTTTGttcaataaaatcaatttatttttttaaaaccGATTTATAAATGGATTGGTTCGGTTTCAAATCAATTCTTTAAAAAAACcacttttttttcaaaatcaGTTTTAAACTAGTTTCTCTCAAAATCAGTTTTTATTGATTTTTAAACTGGTTTCTCTCAAAAccaatttttatttatttttaaattaattatttaaaaaattaattttatatcaaaaatagttttattttctttaattagtctttttattttaattagttaTAAAACTAGTTTATGTCAAACCtctatttaaaaaattattttaacTTTTATTCTTATAATCTTCACAAACAATATTTCAATTAATAACATTCACAGAGTATGATGTGTtacataaaaaaaaatcaataatatGGTATAAAATATTTCTCTATAAATCATAATTGTTCATTAAATAGATAACTCATCCAAGTTTTCAACATCTCTTTGCATCATCTAAGTTTCCAACATCTCTTTGCATCATTCATCATATctacaaataaaataaataaataataatattcaTTAAATAGAGAACTCATCAAGAAAATTAAAAAGACTTTTAATAGAAAACACACTTAGAAATACTTTTGTGTAACTCATTGAAAAATACTAATAGAAAACATACTTAAAAATAGTTTTGAAATATATAACTATAATACCAACATCATCCACAACTAGGGACCAAACATCATCCACATCTAGGGATCAAACTAATTGTTTATTACCGATATTTCAATTCTAGGCAATTATAATAAAGGTATAATTCTTTATTGTTAAGTCATTTTCGAGTGCAACAGAGGTTGAGGAGGTTGAACAGCTAGCACCATCTTCCGTATAAAGTAATTCTACATTATAGACAGTTCATTATGCCTCAAGtataataaataataatacaTTAGGGAATATAGTTAGTTATCATATCTTGTTCAAATCTTCCAAGAATATCAAAATCTTCATTTGTAATACGGGATGAAGATGTTCCTTTGAGCCAATCCTGGGTGCATATCAGTGTTTCGACTGTTGTAGGTGTTAACGAGTTGTGATATGGATCAAGAACTCTTTCTCCTGTACTGAATGCAGATTCAGATGCCACTGTGCTTATGGGTATAGCCAGCACGTCTCTTGCAATGTTTGCAAGGATGGGATATCGGCCAGATTTAACTTTCCACCACTCTAGAATATTTATCTCCATGTTATGCTCTAACTTCTCTCCAAGATAAGTATTTAATTCATTATCTGCATTGTCACACCCTTCTGAAAGATAGAACTCAGCAGTTCCATAAGGATGACTAACACTACCAAAAACTTGCGGCTCATTTGAATTACCTTAAGGAGGCATAAATCCAGCACAATATTTCTCATAAATAGATTTCAAACAAGAATCTAAGTTTGCTTTCAAAGCATCACTATCATCCTTATTATAGTGTTGTCTTACGATCCAGTCGACCAATCTAATCTTACGCCTAGGGTTGAAAACTAGAGCAATCAACAACATCATGTTAAGCTTCTCATGAGTTCCCCAATACTTATCATACTTCATCTTCATCTTTTGAGCTGATGAACTTATATGTTTATCTTCATATGTAGACATATCCACAATGCTCTTTCCAATACCCAGGACCTCAAACATATAAATATTGCTTGTCAAATAAGATGACCCTGATAGGTGTACTGTAGCATCATAAAACAACTTCAAGAATGGAATGATTAAGTTGATATGCTTCCAATCGTCTTTCGTTGGGACACATTTTCCCTTCTTTGTCAACTCATTCACATACCTAGCACAATATAAAATGTTCCACATAAATTTACAAGTTAAGTCAATTGATCAAACAAACATAAAAGCATAATAGGTGTGAGTGAAAGTGTGACATGACAGTGTTATATATGAAGACGTGTGTTATGTAAAAGTTTAATACGACTCGTATGTTGATGAAACAAAGCTTGAATGCATGTGATGACAGTAAAACATAAATCTAAGTCACCAAAATGTCCCCTTTAGGCACCATAAATCGCATAACAGTCCATACAAATTTCAAAATGTTTGTAACTTAAGCATAACTTTTTTTAAGCAAATAATCAAACTCATTAAGTCAAAATATAGCTTTCACGTGCCTTTTGTTTTGAAAACCTAATTCTTCAAAGGTTCTTTCATTTTGATGCAGATACTAACATCAAGTAAGTTGAATTCCAACGAGTCTCAACATCTAGATAAACTAAACCTTTATAGTCCATGCTCTCCTCATTAATACATGCCTTGAATTTAGCAAGCCTCGTGGGAGAAGATCTAACATACCAAACAACATGACAAACTCTATAAACAGAATTATCAATGTCTTTCAAACCTTCTTTCACAATTAAATTCAATACATGTGCGCAACACCTCATATGAAAATGGTCTCCGATCATAACTAAATTATTCTTAGACAAAAGCCTTCTCTTGAGACGTTCAACTCCAACATCATTAGAGGAAGCATTATCAACCGTCAAACTAAGCACACGACTTAAACCCTAATTGTTCAAACACATCTCCATTGTTTCACAAATAGCATACCATGTATGACTTGTGACTTGACAAAAAGTTAAAATCTTCTTCTATAAGTGCCAATTATTGTCAATGAAATGGGCCGTCACACACATATAGCTCAACTTTTGACAAGAAGTCCACATATCAGTGGAGAGACAAACTCTTCGACAATTCAGAGAGAGAAAGTTTTTCAAAATCATTCTTTCTGTGTCCCATAGTTTTAAGAcatctgtagcggtaaatttattaCCATCAGACTATGGATAAGTTTAACGTCAACaaaaccaaagtcgccaccgtgtttttattgtttccaaaggaaaatggaaaagtacgaacaaaactcaaagataaaaagttttcaaatctaaacaaataaaatgtcagagattacaggtaaggggttggttacatagagggaaggtgttagcacccaaagtgtcctaggtactcctagggagccctttttttatgtgtgtatgtgtttttgggtataaaagatgtttgagaaaaaatagagtgtggggatgagaaaagaattcattgattatatttttgtgtttgacaagatcttcggacttgtgcctacgtaccaacataaaaatgagggatcaaaacctcatagttcgcggtaacaatttcaaagtgagtgaattgttTTAAACCAAAAGTTAAGtgaaaagaggcacaaaagggcctaaaagtttgaatgagtgttagttctttttgtcttttgaaattttaagtcaatatgattagatttatttacaaatttgatttaagaaaaagtttgaaagttcattggcataaggccaaagtttctaatttgaaacatgtctaagtttgaaatcacaagcaaataaagtttttgaaaggggggagagattttgaaatttaagaagtgggagaagatgaagaggctatcctaagcacaaatttaaaagttaagggttgaaaagatctgactaatgggatgcaatccaatagacaagaatgtcatatagaaaacccattttccctttggactttgaatcaagcattaatcagcaagcaattagcaatatacaacatcataaagatcaaggcatcaaataaagatggccatatccaaacaagcaaatccatagctagcagtcttctttgtcttctcatgtatcagatgaaatactccttgatcaacccagaataagacattagacacaagatcaaaataacatttggcatcaagacaatgtagcagatgaactcaaataaatcccaagacttTCATCATATGAaggctcaaatcacaataacttggtctcaaaatgttggcattggccaaatccttttgCATAGGAAATATTGTCTAATCCTAAGTacaaaagttcagatcaaactcaacagtccacacaaacatttttttgggggtttttgttgtttattaagtattttgaggtcctaagaccataaacacaaacaagatatacaaacaaatatatataatcacaatatatggctcaaatgagcaaagtaaaaatggcataaacataaacatgttTAATGAgaatggcaatgaatgataaatgatttgaaattaaattgcataaagtaaatgacttgaaagtaaagcaatattaacaataGTTAGTGTTATtcaaagttaattagatgttagttggttttgctttttaattgattaagtcattctttggagaacactcaaccctctattcacaagcatgatTCCTTGAACTGAGACATCTTCCGtagaaaggaaaaaaggccaagtttccatacaataccatgaaagaggggagacttacaatcccacttactagaatgctatgcctttagggtcaaaatttagctctatgttaagcaatcgtaattgaacttatatagaagtcacaactatctgaggtcgggcaagGTGGAGGTGGGGGAGTCTGACGAACTTGCGCTTTGGGAGCCCCTAGAAAATCCCATATTAGGGTCATCTGAGTTTCCGCTGTTGGTAACTCTGAGTCGAATCCTGAATTAAACGTGTCAATATGATACCCATTTGTTGAGTCAGCATGTGGACCATTTTGTGATTTCTTTCATCCATTTGTTGTCTCATGACTGCGACAGGACTTGATGTGAAAGTTAGGATTGACTGAGACGAAAATCCTAAACTTGGGGGGTCGACCAAATTGATTCGCCAAAGGTCCTAACCCCTGGTAGCGTGGGAACGGTGACGATGGAGTTTCGCCAAATGTCGAACTGCTATTATGCATACTTGCCATAAAATCAGTTGGCATTCCCAGAGTTCTATACATGGGCATTGTTAAACTAGGCATATATTGCCTTGAAGTCCTTATTGTCGATGGCCTTGGAGTTTCAGGTTGACGTGGTGTTAAAATTGGTCCACTATATGCAGTCGAAACCGCATATATAATGTCGGAACCAACATCGGTCGCTTGCGACACAAATGCGTCTCCTCCCAAAGATGTTTCTTTGTTTGGACGTGGTGATACCATTTTTCCACTACGTAGTTGCATATACTGAACACAACGGGTCCCACCAGGTGTGCTAATTTATTCACAATGGACGAACAACCTCTAGTCTTCCTATCgaggtttacttgcaggaccgaCTATAAAATCCTAAACTAATAATGTGTTGAGTATATGGTGTGTTTGTTGGTAAAATATTTGGATCAATAGAACAACAAGTAAAAAATTTACAAGAAAAGGTGCAGTAAAAGTAAAAGGGTAAAAGCAAGATAAAGACGTAAAtgaacaaaacaaataaaatgacTTGATAAGTTAAATGGTTTGAAAATAAATGTGGAAGCAAATGTACATTTTTGTAGGAAGTTAACTCTTTTATCTTAAACACTTGATACTTCAAGTGTTTTCCTATTGCAATGTTACAAATGTCACCTCTAGAAATGAAAATCACATCTACTTAAATAGTAATAAAAAATAATTGCTAGGAGGTTGTGGTCCATTCATGATGCGCCACGTGTTAGAGCCTGTCAACTCACGTCTCTAGTAACTTCCCCACGTTCTGCTTCCAATAATTTGTATCCATCATGACACATTTCGCTTCGACTTCGACAAGATCACCCCCTCCGTCGATTTCACTTCGACCTGGCTTAGGTTTCTCCTGACCGTCGAACCGCTTTCGACTGCATCTTTGTTGGTCTGATTTCTCCCTTCGACGTGGTCGAAATTTACCAGCTACAATGCaacgatatatatatatatatatatatatatatatatatatatatatatatatatatatatatatatatatatatatatatatatataacaatggttccaccaaaaataaaaatataattcAATTAACTTTTAAAAGTGAAAATAAGATTTTATGTCCACTACTTGCAACATAGATATCCTTAAATATTTACAAATATCTCTTTCTCTCTCACACACACCAATCTacataacaacaacatcaataagTGTTATTCTATAATCTATTATAGAAAAGCATCACATGTTTTAAAAATAGATGGAAGAAAGAAGCCCCAATATTTGGCATCAACCTCTTTCtcttataataaaaaaaaatctaattggaTTGTTGATTCAACAATAACACGGTCCAATACATAAACTCACAAAATCATATATCCTTCACAAAACCATCAACTCCATTAAAATCTCTTTCACTTTAACGCGTATTGTCTAAATTTTCTGTTTATTAAGGTCTTTAAGAACATTAATGAAAAATGATATAAAAGtatcaaatatattaaatttcatagatatttttttgtgattaatttaaatatatattttacaCACATCAGACATACTATCATTTCATTTTTATATTCTATTACTTAAATTTTGATTCATATTGATTGGTCTTATAAGGATGTATTAATGGATTAATTGCATATATTAAAAGATGCATTTCAATTCCAATAGACCTAAAATTATTTTTGACTTTTCCATTTAATTGCATTAAGATGATATTTACACTACaattgaaaatattgaaaaataaatatatgaaaaATGCAATCAAAGTTGGGGaaaaaaatctaaattaagttgaagtattataaagaaaaaagaaaagatagGAAGTGACAAACCTATAATTCTTTAGTCATTATCTAGAAAACATTTTCCTATCAAAACTTTCGTCTATCATTCAACTGTTTCAAATAAACAATATAAGCAATTacaaacaacaacaataacattgttacttcacttttgattttccaaatgaaaaataaataaaagttcAAAAAGAGAGAAAGTAGAAATAGAGAGATAAAAAAAATGGTATGTTCATTGAAAAAGAGATGAAATTTAtaaaaagaaatagaaaaagaTTTTTAAGTTCTATCACCACTTAGTAGTTAATGGAAGTTATAGATATAAATTTTTTGTGAGAGATGGAAGTTAAATTTTCGATTGGTAATGAACAAAAGTTATCAAACACTCaagttatttataaaaaagatGGAGGacaattttgaaataaaaatagGTCACTCCAAAAACCTATATTCCttttatatatagttatagattataataaatataaataaaaaattaaaactAATTTTTCTAACACCgagttttttgtttttgttttttcgCGCCAAATTGATTAAACCATTGATGAAAAATATTTAACAAATCAGGGGATGTCAATCTTTATTATAATTTGAAgggtttttttttaaaaactcCTCAAAATAGTTGGCACAATATGGCATATTTTTTGTAGTGACAAACTTAAAGTGTTTTTTACTAGTATGTCTTATAACGAAGAACATGAATTCTTTATATATCTTTGGACtcttttttttttacaaaacTAAACGATGAGAGACTTCTTCAACATGTTCATTTTCAACAAACCCCAACAAACTATTATATCTAACCTTAAAGTTAGACGAGAGATTGACTTTTAACTCTCGACCATGATTCTCTTTTGTTCAAATGATTATGATGAGAAAGGAACTTTATCTCTTAACTAATCCAAAGAATGTTAAGTTAGTTGTATGAGGATGTTATCTATTAAATTATTAAATGCATAAACAAAGTAAAGAAATAAAAATGGGTAAAATAAATTGATTTTgatttattatattttaaattattttcaaGTTGTGGTATTTACGGAAAAAACTATTTTACTGGTAGTATAATCtgttagaagtaattcatattcaGTAGTAATATTAGTTTTGTTAAACTTAACCTAGTTAGTGTAGGTTAGAATTTTGCTTATGTAGCATTATTACTTGTGTATATAAACTACTCATCCGTCTCATAAAAAGTGTCTCATTTGCATTTTTTCTTTGTCTCAAAATAATTGTCGTTTTACAACATCAATGCagcatttattattatttttccaCTATCATACATCTATTTATTAACTTTCACTTTATCCAACCACTCTTTTAACTATAATTAATAGGGGTACTCTAGTAAATGATATTAGTTTTATCATCAAATCCTACACATCCAATCATTTTCTAAAGAACCGTGAATTATTCAAATATGACATTTTTTATGAGGCGAGGGGAGTAGCGTAGTTGTTAACAATTATAAGTGCGATATTGTACAATAGTGTGTGTCAAACTATTTTGCTATAATCATTTTGTAAAagtagtggaagtttgttattctctcttctctctcttcattcatcttcatcattttcATCTTATGCACCAACAATTGGTAGCAAGAGCTTTGGTTCATATCCACTGGGAAACAtagggaaacacgagtgaacggtgaggcgttgtgtgattgatttAGTTTCTTGAATTCGTGTTAAATTTCTGAATCGAAATCATAACAAGATCATATTTCTTGATTCTACGAGGTTGGGAAACACTAGTGTTTTGTGAGATCTGAGTGATTTGCACGAAGTTGAAGCTGAACAGAAATGATAATCTAAGTACGAAGCTTTCAGTGTTCGATGGCAAGAACTGGAATTAGTGGATGATtcagatgcgtgtgttgtttggcgctCGAAATATTCTTAATCTCATCAACAAAAATTATGTTCTGGTGCACTTCTAGCAAATGCAATAGATGCGCATATAAATGCTCAGCATGATCTAAGGAAGAAGGATCAAAAGGCGTTGTTCTACATTCATCAGTGTATGAATGTGAACATGTTTGAGAAAATCGTTGATTCGACGACAGTGAAGGTTGTGTGGGACACACTAGTACGGTGATATGATGTTGATGCATCAGTCAAGAAGGTGAAGCTCCAGCCTTTATGTAAGaagtatgagaatctcaacatgaagaataatgagaaggTACCCGACTATATCTCTAGAGTCATTCTAATCACAAATGAGTTGAAGTCGTATGGAGAAACTCTCCCTGaagaaagtatcattgagaatgtacttagatctcttactactcagtttgattacattgttgtagcaattgaacattctaaggatcttAGAACCATCAGAATAAAAGAGATGTAAAGCAGTCTAGAGGCGCAAGAGTTTCATCTGACTGAGAGAAACTCTGAAATGAAGGTAGAGCAGGAGACTCTGAAAGAAGCTTATGGTCAGAAATATCGGAAGCAGTCTTTGTGAGAAGCCAGGAAGAGATCTGATGGTGTTCAAAAGTCATAAACCTCAAATTTTGAAAGGCAGAAGAGTGCTCATAATGGGAaggagaagtatgacaagagGAAGGTTAAGTGCTACAGTTGTAAGAAGTTTGGCAACTTCACCGCTGgttgttggtcaaacaaggaaaaGAAGTCAGAAGAAGCAAGCATAGCCAGaggagattctgatgatgaatTTGTGCTCTTGATGACTTCTAAATCTGATGATGCATATTTGGCATACTAGAGGTATATGGAAACTGGTTGCTCAAATCATCTTACTAGAAATAAGAAATGACTGGTTGACTCTGACTCTAGTAAGAGGACACAAATCATATGTGCTAATAATAAATACCTCAATCCTGGATGTATAGGCAATGTCAAAGTAGTTATCAATAATGATAAATTAACATAGATTCAAAATATGTGGTGTGTTCTTGACATGAAAAAAAATCTAATGAGTGTAGGTCAATCAATTGAGAAAGAATTTTCAGTTAGCATGAAAGAGAATcttttgaagttgtatgactgtAACCAGAAGCTGATTATGAAGTCGGAACAAGGGA containing:
- the LOC127087578 gene encoding uncharacterized protein LOC127087578, translating into MTSFSQGLVFTTAMVVSSTMLYLVFSRQNNNPNPSFQIQGNHVLRSCLYSEEKKRERKMNTKKTTKKVRFEESVNQEREKKSEVVRKEKQRKRNRVYGNCRSETSKSRGIPANRIALFNGILRDRVHRIECCH